In a genomic window of Epinephelus fuscoguttatus linkage group LG23, E.fuscoguttatus.final_Chr_v1:
- the LOC125883742 gene encoding mucin-2-like yields MEYHSGGSLPLLGRPRYCPGANANGGYLCETGHCCGETGCCTYYYELWWFWLLWTVLILFSCCCAYRHRRAKLRVQQQQRQREISLLAYHGANSYPSSMLDLSFLASLKLPSYEEVAAQPSTPPPPYSSVFTTPRYPQPPRTADPHLLTQHDPLLHRPLSDGPSSLSSDNSSSCSCDSCCPSSPCSSSLSAPVTYETDTSHATTPSEAAPLTLDVTMETITAAATCLEVNERRFVSERMVASAAVDIGDEDAARAEETVATDSSVPNQAVTVVVVTRAASPQPLPSPGSEVALPVATTSPIKQHLDLAPCTPIVSTGSPSTLPSPSVVDTTLPSIQVMSTEGPETTPNPKTTSVSGPSTPTASTSDRPTATQTLKTLDLPRTFETVSVPSSPTSVPTPDVGRTLVPITGSSSLPTPDPNSSLVPILAPSDFIQAPAPVSSSLSQAPAIVPTNSTQVPEPVSTDLSPFPDPVLTNLTQAADPLPSTLTLVPNLKPTITVVPECETNPVLKPAHSNLALATDALTSDHCQIQKVSPGSGLALIPPSPGNPGSVAVLVACLDPATAPADPVPSLIQSQSPESDLISPLPSNVQAGSGTGSGPLSTPAPVLTLPTPASSPSSCPAITIDPESSFTPSLPAALSPSSPQSLPSPPSLPTPPVLSSTSLPAPALLLDPLTALHQSNKGGSSSGHASSLSPSPRATQSPPKQTLFSPCVDIFEPGPPSWEDGDEEQEDEDNDDDDDEDMGADESQYRHRRLTGDSGIEVCRCRVEEEDEEEEEKDEEGEKKEGGRRGGGSERDKKGGGNTDLHDSVDCPARGQITTGEGLILCNSTSTATPTSEDSGDVVIVMETV; encoded by the exons ATGGAGTACCACTCCGGTGGCAGCCTGCCCCTGCTGGGGAGACCACGGTACTGCCCCGGGGCCAATGCTAACGGAGGATACCTGTGTGAGACGGGACACTGCTGCGGAGAGACCGGCTGCTGCACCTACTACTACGAACTCTGGT GGTTCTGGCTGCTGTGGACCGTCCTCATCCtgttcagctgctgctgtgcgTACCGACACCGCCGAGCCAAACTGAgggttcagcagcagcagaggcagcgaGAGATCAGCCTGCTGGCCTACCATGGAGCCAACTCCTACCCGTCCTCCATGCTGGACCTCA GTTTCCTGGCGTCGCTGAAGCTGCCGTCCTACGAGGAGGTGGCGGCTCAaccctccacccctcctccacCGTACAGCTCCGTGTTCACCACCCCACGTTACCCGCAGCCCCCGCGTACCGCCGACCCCCACCTGCTCACGCAGCACGACCCGCTGTTGCACCGGCCGCTCAGTGATGGTCCCTCCTCCCTCAGCTCCGACAACAG CTCCAGTTGTTCCTGCGACTCCTGCTGCCCCTCCTCTCCATGTAGCTCCTCCTTATCGGCACCTGTCACATATGAGACTGACACAAGCCACGCCACCACGCCCAGTGAGGCCGCACCCCTCACTCTTGATGTCACTATGGAGACCATCACTGCAGCGGCAACCTGTTTGGAGGTAAATGAGAGACGATTTGTTTCTGAGAGGATGGTTGCCTCAGCGGCGGTTGACATCGGTGATGAAGATGCTGCCAGAGCAGAGGAAACTGTTGCCACGGACTCATCGGTTCCCAACCAGGCTGTTACTGTTGTGGTTGTTACCAGGGCGGCCTCCCCTCAGCCTCTGCCTTCTCCCGGCTCAGAGGTGGCTCTTCCTGTTGCAACTACATCTCCCATAAAGCAACACCTTGACCTGGCACCGTGTACCCCAATAGTCAGCACAGGTAGCCCGAGTACACTCCCTAGTCCGAGTGTTGTTGACACCACACTTCCTTCCATCCAAGTAATGAGCACCGAGGGTCCTGAAACTACCCCTAACCCCAAAACCACCTCAGTGTCAGGCCCCTCTACCCCAACAGCTAGCACTTCTGACCGCCCGACAGCCACCCAGACCCTCAAAACCCTCGACCTACCAAGAACTTTTGAAACAGTCAGTGTTCCAAGTAGCCCAACCTCGGTACCAACCCCAGATGTTGGAAGAACTTTGGTCCCGATAACAGGCTCTTCTAGTCTCCCAACTCCAGACCCAAATTCTAGCCTTGTGCCGATCTTGGCACCTTCAGACTTTATCCAAGCACCAGCCCCAGTATCTTCAAGTCTTTCCCAAGCTCCAGCCATAGTACCTACAAATTCTACCCAAGTTCCAGAGCCAGTATCCACAGACCTTAGCCCCTTTCCAGACCCAGTACTTACAAACCTTACCCAAGCTGCAGACCCATTACCCTCAACCCTTACCCTTGTGCCAAACCTAAAACCCACAATCACTGTAGTGCCAGAGTGTGAAACGAATCCAGTTCTTAAACCTGCACATTCAAACCTTGCCCTTGCTACAGATGCACTTACATCAGACCATTGTCAGATTCAAAAAGTGTCACCTGGGTCAGGTCTAGCCCTGATTCCTCCCAGCCCAGGGAACCCAGGGTCTGTTGCTGTTCTTGTAGCTTGTCTCGATCCAGCCACAGCACCAGCCGATCCCGTTCCTTCTCTGATCCAGTCTCAATCACCAGAGTCAGATCTCATCAGTCCATTACCATCAAATGTCCAGGCTGGTTCGGGTACTGGATCAGGTCCACTGTCCACTCCTGCCCCAGTGCTCACTTTGCCAACACCTGCATCCTCCCCGTCCTCCTGCCCAGCCATAACCATAGACCCTGAATCTTCtttcactccctccctccctgcagcCCTCTCCCCATCCTCGCCTCAGTCCCTTCCTTCACCTCCTTCCCTCCCAACTCCTCCAGTCCTGTCTTCTACTTCCCTCCCAGCTCCAGCTTTACTACTGGACCCCCTCACTGCTCTGCACCAGTCCAACAAAGGGGGATCTTCTTCTGGCCAcgcctcctctctctccccctcccctcgTGCTACTCAGTCCCCTCCGAAACAGACTCTCTTCTCACCCTGCGTGGACATCTTTGAACCAGGACCTCCCAGCTGGGAGGATGGTGATGAGGAACAGGAGGATGaggacaatgatgatgatgatgatgaggacatgGGAGCCGATGAGAGCCAGTATAGACATCGGCGACTTACTGGTGACTCCGGCATCGAGGTGTGCAGGTGTCgggtggaggaggaagatgaggaagaggaggagaaagacgAGGAGGGGGAAAAGAAGGAGGgtggcaggagaggaggaggatcgGAGAGGGATAAAAAAGGAGGTGGAAACACTGATCTCCATGACAGCGTAGACTGCCCCGCCAGAGGTCAGATAACCACAGGTGAAGGACTCATATTGTGTAACTCCACCTCCACCGCTACGCCAACGTCTGAGGACAGTGGTGACGTCGTTATCGTCATGGAGACAGTGTGA